A genomic segment from Synchiropus splendidus isolate RoL2022-P1 chromosome 18, RoL_Sspl_1.0, whole genome shotgun sequence encodes:
- the myt1a gene encoding myelin transcription factor 1 isoform X2, translated as MSQDTAETRTRTRSKGIRGASDLIGQELKQELSSSCPTPGCDGKGHVSGRYSRHRSMLGCPMVKKRKLEEAETEENQSTPKRRSQPAKVNQDECTAVDSDAEEDTKKDEGEEEEEDLKEQKKKTKDQLEMKHANSSSSSSKEAEESPVCPADEPDQSKSSPSETNEGEEGESQAQTADEQKLGEEEQQGAGGEDAEAQQPGEEEKRAEQEDAAAGLGKEEEQTEEKVEKERVEEVEEDEGEEEQEESNREEEEEEEEQKKGLQVEKQHMPVERQIRCQENSDHQYSSDYNHQVKELPQKHKDAVEDEELDEEEEEEEEEEEEEEEEEVMQQKATSHSGSPHTQGSETEESFRIEKAGTPLTEEEEEYEEQREEEEEEEEEEQGVEAGEVVVEEEEEEEEEEDEEDQDSSKASPSTVMIEVHSEEGEEEEEEEEDDDEEEEEGQDRVSEGSGITDDSDNWDMTRGNLGLLEQAIAMKAEEVQGGAEPWSSPDHHPYSSSSQSSETQPAGGRRGSHYSKDKKEVKCPTPGCDGTGHVTGLYPHHRSLSGCPHKDRIPPEILAMHENVLKCPTPGCTGQGHVNSNRNTHRSLSGCPIAAAAKLNKSQDKPVHLQSSASEPTSNSDRVLRPMCFVKQLEIPQYSSYRPGTVTTTPRANLAKELEKYSKVSFDYASFDVQVFGKRMLASKTANVAETSPKPFKSKPVPKASSPTHSASGGFPNSSSSFTSYDYSQDAEAAHMAATAILNLSTRCWERPETLAKPEEPAHKEQDIEVDENGTLDLSMKKTKREGVQSPEPSSSSSSSSQHMGAAYSQDQNQADWEGPLDFTRPIGVKEEDQEEAEYTAPSYTSSDGEDDDQENLEDRRYPGEVTSSSYKLKLQPKDTKKEVLVCPTPGCDGSGHITGNYASHRSLSGCPLADKSLRTLMAAHTAELKCPTPGCDGSGHITGNYASHRSLSGCPRAKKGGIKSTPTKDDKDDSELLRCPVPGCDSLGHISGKYATHRSAYGCPLAARRQKEGLLNGTPFSWKAFKSEGPTCPTPGCDGSGHANGSFLTHRSLSGCPRASSNKKRAKFPGDEYITAKFRASDVLDNDEDIKQLNKEINELSESNSEMEADMMNLHTQISSMEKNLKNMEEENKEIEERNEALFLELSGLSQALIRSLSKIRLPTIEPVCEQNFDSYVDTLTNMFTDKDCYQNPENRALLESINQAVKGIEV; from the exons ATGAGCCAAGACACAGCAGAGACTCGCACCCGAACTCGATCCAAAGGCATTAGAG GGGCTTCAGATCTCATCGGACAAGAGCTCAAGCAGGAGCTGAG cagcagctgtccgACCCCGGGATGCGATGGCAAAGGTCACGTCAGTGGGCGATACTCTCGACATCGGAG CATGCTGGGGTGTCCcatggtgaagaagaggaagctggaggaggcagagaccgaGGAGAATCAATCCACACCCAAGCGGAGGAGCCAGCCAGCAAAAGTGAATCAGGATGAGTGTACTGCTGTGGACAGCGACGCTGAAGAGGACACTAAGAAAGACGAaggcgaggaagaggaggaggacctgaaggagcagaagaagaaaactaAGGACCAGTTGGAGATGAAACatg CAaacagctcctcttcctcctcaaagGAAGCTGAGGAATCACCAGTTTGTCCCGCAGATGAACCCGACCAGAGCAAGAGTTCCCCCTCTGAAACCaatgagggggaggagggagaaagtCAAGCACAAACGGCTGATGAGCAGAAGCTcggtgaggaggagcagcagggggcTGGAGGCGAGGATGCTGAGGCGCAACAGCCGGGGGAAGaggaaaaaagagctgagcagGAAGATGCAGCTGCAGGTTTAGGAAAGGAAGAGGAGCAAACAGaagagaaggtggagaaggagagggtggaagaggtggaagaggatgaaggggaggaggagcaggaggagagcaacagagaggaggaggaggaggaggaggagcagaagaagggGCTGCAAGTGGAGAAGCAACACATGCCAGTAGAGAGGCAGATCAGATGTCAGGAGAACTCGGATCACCAGTACTCATCTGATTATAACCACCAAGTGAAGGAACTGCCACAGAAACATAAAGATGCAGTGGAGGATGAAGAGttagatgaggaggaagaggaggaggaggaagaggaggaggaggaggaggaggaagaggtgatgCAACAGAAAGCAACTTCCCACTCTGGGAGTCCACATACTCAGGGATCTGAAACCGAGGAGTCCTTTAGGATAGAGAAAGCCGGCACGCCCTtgactgaagaggaggaggagtacgaggagcagagggaggaggaagaggaggaggaggaggaagagcagggggTGGAAGCAGGGGAGGTCGTagtagaggaggaagaggaggaggaggaggaggaggacgaagaggatCAGGACTCTAGCAAAGCTTCTCCGagtacagtgatgatcgaggtTCACAGtgaggaaggggaggaggaggaagaggaagaggaggatgatgatgaagaggaggaggaaggacagGATCGTGTCTCAGAGGGCTCAGGGATCACAGATGACTCAGACAACTGGGACATGACTCGAGGGAACCTGGGCCTTCTGGAGCAGGCCATCGCCATGAAGGCGGAGGAGGTGCAGGGAGGGGCGGAGCCCTGGAGCTCCCCGGACCACCACCCGTACAGCAGTTCCAGCCAGAGCTCGGAGACCCAGCCTGCAGGGGGGCGGCGGggatcccactacagcaaag ACAAGAAGGAGGTCAAGTGTCCGACCCCTGGCTGTGACGGGACGGGTCATGTGACAGGGCTGTACCCTCACCACCGCAGTCTCTCAggatgtcctcacaaagacagaatcCCCCCCGAGA TCCTGGCTATGCATGAGAACGTCTTGAAGTGTCCCACACCTGGCTGCACTGGCCAAGGGCACGTCAACAGTAACCGAAACACCCACCGCAG CTTGTCAGGCTGTCCCATCGCAGCCGCGGCTAAGCTTAACAAGAGCCAGGACAAGCCGGTGCACTTACAGAGCTCGGCCAGTGAGCCCACCTCCAACTCAGACCGGGTTCTCAG ACCCATGTGTTTCGTGAAGCAGCTGGAGATCCCTCAGTACAGCAGCTACAGACCGGGCACCGTCACCACCACCCCCCGAGCCAACCTGGCCAAAGAGCTGGAGAAGTACTCCAAAGTGTCTTTCGACTATGCAAGCTTCGACGTCCAGGTCTTCGGGAAGCGCATGCTTGCTTCAAAGACGGCCAACGTGGCGGAGACATCGCCGAAGCCCTTCAAAT CTAAACCCGTGCCCAAAGCCTCGTCCCCGACTCACAGTGCATCAGGAGGTTTTCCCAAcagctcttcctccttcacGTCTTACGACTACAGCCAGGACGCCGAGGCCGCTCACATGGCGGCCACTGCCATCCTCAACCTGTCCACCCGCTGCTGGGAGCGACCCGAGACCCTCGCCAAACCTGAAGAACCCGCTCACAAG GAGCAGGACATTGAAGTGGACGAGAACGGCACCTTGGACCTCAGCATGAAGAAGACCAAGAGGGAGGGCGTGCAGTCCCCAGagccttcatcttcctcatcttcatcctcgcaGCACATGGGTGCTGCTTATTCTCAGGACCAAAATCAAGCCGACTGGGAAGGACCACTGGACTTCACCCGGCCCATCGGGGTGAAAGAGGAGGACCAAGAGGAG GCTGAGTACACAGCGCCGTCCTACACCTCGTCGGACGGCGAGGATGACGACCAGGAGAACCTGGAAGACAGGAGATACCCTGGGGAGGTCACGAGCAGCAGCTACAAGCTCAAGTTGCAGCCCAAAGACACCAAGAAAGAGGTTCTGGT GTGTCCCACCCCTGGATGTGATGGCAGCGGACACATCACTGGTAACTACGCGTCACATCGAAG TCTCTCAGGCTGTCCTCTTGCTGATAAATCTCTTCGGACCCTAATGGCTGCCCACACAGCTGAGCTCAA GTGTCCCACCCCAGGTTGCGACGGATCAGGTCACATCACCGGGAACTACGCCTCACACAGAAG CCTGTCCGGGTGCCCTCGGGCCAAAAAGGGCGGGATCAAATCCACCCCAACCAAGGACGATAAAGATGACTCCGAGCTGCTGAG GTGCCCAGTCCCGGGCTGTGACAGTCTGGGTCACATCAGCGGGAAGTACGCCACCCACCGCAGTGCCTACGGCTGCCCGCTGGCTGCTCGCCGACAAAAAGAGGGCCTTCTCAACGGGACCCCATTCTCCTGGAAAGCCTTCAAATCTGAGGGTCCCACCTGCCCCACGCCGGGCTGCGATGGGTCCGGTCATGCCAACGGGAGTTTCCTGACGCACCGCAG TCTGTCCGGCTGCCCTCGAGCTTCCAGCAACAAGAAGAGAGCCAAGTTCCCAGGCGACGAGTACATCACGGCCAAGTTCAGAGCCAGTGATG TTCTGGACAACGATGAAGACATTAAACAGCTCAACAAAGAGATCAACGAACTGAGCGAGTCCAACTCTGAGATGGAGGCAGACATGATGAACTTGCACACTCAG ATCTCCTCTATGGAGAAGAACCTgaagaacatggaggaggagaataAGGAGATCGAAGAGCGCAATGAGGCCTTGTTCCTGGAGCTGTCTGGCCTGAGCCAGGCCTTGATCCGCAGCTTGTCCAAGATCCGCCTGCCAACCATT GAGCCGGTGTGCGAGCAGAACTTCGACAGCTACGTGGACACGCTCACAAACATGTTTACCGATAAAGACTGCTACCAGAACCCGGAGAACCGAGCCCTGCTGGAGTCCATCAACCAGGCGGTGAAGGGCATCGAGGTGTGA
- the myt1a gene encoding myelin transcription factor 1 isoform X1, with protein MSQDTAETRTRTRSKGIRGASDLIGQELKQELSSSCPTPGCDGKGHVSGRYSRHRSMLGCPMVKKRKLEEAETEENQSTPKRRSQPAKVNQDECTAVDSDAEEDTKKDEGEEEEEDLKEQKKKTKDQLEMKHANSSSSSSKEAEESPVCPADEPDQSKSSPSETNEGEEGESQAQTADEQKLGEEEQQGAGGEDAEAQQPGEEEKRAEQEDAAAGLGKEEEQTEEKVEKERVEEVEEDEGEEEQEESNREEEEEEEEQKKGLQVEKQHMPVERQIRCQENSDHQYSSDYNHQVKELPQKHKDAVEDEELDEEEEEEEEEEEEEEEEEVMQQKATSHSGSPHTQGSETEESFRIEKAGTPLTEEEEEYEEQREEEEEEEEEEQGVEAGEVVVEEEEEEEEEEDEEDQDSSKASPSTVMIEVHSEEGEEEEEEEEDDDEEEEEGQDRVSEGSGITDDSDNWDMTRGNLGLLEQAIAMKAEEVQGGAEPWSSPDHHPYSSSSQSSETQPAGGRRGSHYSKDKKEVKCPTPGCDGTGHVTGLYPHHRSLSGCPHKDRIPPEILAMHENVLKCPTPGCTGQGHVNSNRNTHRSLSGCPIAAAAKLNKSQDKPVHLQSSASEPTSNSDRVLRPMCFVKQLEIPQYSSYRPGTVTTTPRANLAKELEKYSKVSFDYASFDVQVFGKRMLASKTANVAETSPKPFKSKPVPKASSPTHSASGGFPNSSSSFTSYDYSQDAEAAHMAATAILNLSTRCWERPETLAKPEEPAHKEQDIEVDENGTLDLSMKKTKREGVQSPEPSSSSSSSSQHMGAAYSQDQNQADWEGPLDFTRPIGVKEEDQEEAEYTAPSYTSSDGEDDDQENLEDRRYPGEVTSSSYKLKLQPKDTKKEVLVCPTPGCDGSGHITGNYASHRSLSGCPLADKSLRTLMAAHTAELKCPTPGCDGSGHITGNYASHRSLSGCPRAKKGGIKSTPTKDDKDDSELLRCPVPGCDSLGHISGKYATHRSAYGCPLAARRQKEGLLNGTPFSWKAFKSEGPTCPTPGCDGSGHANGSFLTHRSLSGCPRASSNKKRAKFPGDEYITAKFRASDVLDNDEDIKQLNKEINELSESNSEMEADMMNLHTQISSMEKNLKNMEEENKEIEERNEALFLELSGLSQALIRSLSKIRLPTIQEPVCEQNFDSYVDTLTNMFTDKDCYQNPENRALLESINQAVKGIEV; from the exons ATGAGCCAAGACACAGCAGAGACTCGCACCCGAACTCGATCCAAAGGCATTAGAG GGGCTTCAGATCTCATCGGACAAGAGCTCAAGCAGGAGCTGAG cagcagctgtccgACCCCGGGATGCGATGGCAAAGGTCACGTCAGTGGGCGATACTCTCGACATCGGAG CATGCTGGGGTGTCCcatggtgaagaagaggaagctggaggaggcagagaccgaGGAGAATCAATCCACACCCAAGCGGAGGAGCCAGCCAGCAAAAGTGAATCAGGATGAGTGTACTGCTGTGGACAGCGACGCTGAAGAGGACACTAAGAAAGACGAaggcgaggaagaggaggaggacctgaaggagcagaagaagaaaactaAGGACCAGTTGGAGATGAAACatg CAaacagctcctcttcctcctcaaagGAAGCTGAGGAATCACCAGTTTGTCCCGCAGATGAACCCGACCAGAGCAAGAGTTCCCCCTCTGAAACCaatgagggggaggagggagaaagtCAAGCACAAACGGCTGATGAGCAGAAGCTcggtgaggaggagcagcagggggcTGGAGGCGAGGATGCTGAGGCGCAACAGCCGGGGGAAGaggaaaaaagagctgagcagGAAGATGCAGCTGCAGGTTTAGGAAAGGAAGAGGAGCAAACAGaagagaaggtggagaaggagagggtggaagaggtggaagaggatgaaggggaggaggagcaggaggagagcaacagagaggaggaggaggaggaggaggagcagaagaagggGCTGCAAGTGGAGAAGCAACACATGCCAGTAGAGAGGCAGATCAGATGTCAGGAGAACTCGGATCACCAGTACTCATCTGATTATAACCACCAAGTGAAGGAACTGCCACAGAAACATAAAGATGCAGTGGAGGATGAAGAGttagatgaggaggaagaggaggaggaggaagaggaggaggaggaggaggaggaagaggtgatgCAACAGAAAGCAACTTCCCACTCTGGGAGTCCACATACTCAGGGATCTGAAACCGAGGAGTCCTTTAGGATAGAGAAAGCCGGCACGCCCTtgactgaagaggaggaggagtacgaggagcagagggaggaggaagaggaggaggaggaggaagagcagggggTGGAAGCAGGGGAGGTCGTagtagaggaggaagaggaggaggaggaggaggaggacgaagaggatCAGGACTCTAGCAAAGCTTCTCCGagtacagtgatgatcgaggtTCACAGtgaggaaggggaggaggaggaagaggaagaggaggatgatgatgaagaggaggaggaaggacagGATCGTGTCTCAGAGGGCTCAGGGATCACAGATGACTCAGACAACTGGGACATGACTCGAGGGAACCTGGGCCTTCTGGAGCAGGCCATCGCCATGAAGGCGGAGGAGGTGCAGGGAGGGGCGGAGCCCTGGAGCTCCCCGGACCACCACCCGTACAGCAGTTCCAGCCAGAGCTCGGAGACCCAGCCTGCAGGGGGGCGGCGGggatcccactacagcaaag ACAAGAAGGAGGTCAAGTGTCCGACCCCTGGCTGTGACGGGACGGGTCATGTGACAGGGCTGTACCCTCACCACCGCAGTCTCTCAggatgtcctcacaaagacagaatcCCCCCCGAGA TCCTGGCTATGCATGAGAACGTCTTGAAGTGTCCCACACCTGGCTGCACTGGCCAAGGGCACGTCAACAGTAACCGAAACACCCACCGCAG CTTGTCAGGCTGTCCCATCGCAGCCGCGGCTAAGCTTAACAAGAGCCAGGACAAGCCGGTGCACTTACAGAGCTCGGCCAGTGAGCCCACCTCCAACTCAGACCGGGTTCTCAG ACCCATGTGTTTCGTGAAGCAGCTGGAGATCCCTCAGTACAGCAGCTACAGACCGGGCACCGTCACCACCACCCCCCGAGCCAACCTGGCCAAAGAGCTGGAGAAGTACTCCAAAGTGTCTTTCGACTATGCAAGCTTCGACGTCCAGGTCTTCGGGAAGCGCATGCTTGCTTCAAAGACGGCCAACGTGGCGGAGACATCGCCGAAGCCCTTCAAAT CTAAACCCGTGCCCAAAGCCTCGTCCCCGACTCACAGTGCATCAGGAGGTTTTCCCAAcagctcttcctccttcacGTCTTACGACTACAGCCAGGACGCCGAGGCCGCTCACATGGCGGCCACTGCCATCCTCAACCTGTCCACCCGCTGCTGGGAGCGACCCGAGACCCTCGCCAAACCTGAAGAACCCGCTCACAAG GAGCAGGACATTGAAGTGGACGAGAACGGCACCTTGGACCTCAGCATGAAGAAGACCAAGAGGGAGGGCGTGCAGTCCCCAGagccttcatcttcctcatcttcatcctcgcaGCACATGGGTGCTGCTTATTCTCAGGACCAAAATCAAGCCGACTGGGAAGGACCACTGGACTTCACCCGGCCCATCGGGGTGAAAGAGGAGGACCAAGAGGAG GCTGAGTACACAGCGCCGTCCTACACCTCGTCGGACGGCGAGGATGACGACCAGGAGAACCTGGAAGACAGGAGATACCCTGGGGAGGTCACGAGCAGCAGCTACAAGCTCAAGTTGCAGCCCAAAGACACCAAGAAAGAGGTTCTGGT GTGTCCCACCCCTGGATGTGATGGCAGCGGACACATCACTGGTAACTACGCGTCACATCGAAG TCTCTCAGGCTGTCCTCTTGCTGATAAATCTCTTCGGACCCTAATGGCTGCCCACACAGCTGAGCTCAA GTGTCCCACCCCAGGTTGCGACGGATCAGGTCACATCACCGGGAACTACGCCTCACACAGAAG CCTGTCCGGGTGCCCTCGGGCCAAAAAGGGCGGGATCAAATCCACCCCAACCAAGGACGATAAAGATGACTCCGAGCTGCTGAG GTGCCCAGTCCCGGGCTGTGACAGTCTGGGTCACATCAGCGGGAAGTACGCCACCCACCGCAGTGCCTACGGCTGCCCGCTGGCTGCTCGCCGACAAAAAGAGGGCCTTCTCAACGGGACCCCATTCTCCTGGAAAGCCTTCAAATCTGAGGGTCCCACCTGCCCCACGCCGGGCTGCGATGGGTCCGGTCATGCCAACGGGAGTTTCCTGACGCACCGCAG TCTGTCCGGCTGCCCTCGAGCTTCCAGCAACAAGAAGAGAGCCAAGTTCCCAGGCGACGAGTACATCACGGCCAAGTTCAGAGCCAGTGATG TTCTGGACAACGATGAAGACATTAAACAGCTCAACAAAGAGATCAACGAACTGAGCGAGTCCAACTCTGAGATGGAGGCAGACATGATGAACTTGCACACTCAG ATCTCCTCTATGGAGAAGAACCTgaagaacatggaggaggagaataAGGAGATCGAAGAGCGCAATGAGGCCTTGTTCCTGGAGCTGTCTGGCCTGAGCCAGGCCTTGATCCGCAGCTTGTCCAAGATCCGCCTGCCAACCATT CAGGAGCCGGTGTGCGAGCAGAACTTCGACAGCTACGTGGACACGCTCACAAACATGTTTACCGATAAAGACTGCTACCAGAACCCGGAGAACCGAGCCCTGCTGGAGTCCATCAACCAGGCGGTGAAGGGCATCGAGGTGTGA
- the LOC128749636 gene encoding protein-serine O-palmitoleoyltransferase porcupine-like, producing the protein MDMTSRLEVWWELAESCGLATLHQVLLQMWRLLLLCVLNRLLFRLGNVPGSMKHLVSLLTGAYSLFLFFEVHMLWVLLLCGLCYLTLLLSRNSDSRGLFVSGAILIYLLIGEMHLIDPVIWQKIRGSQMVVVMKVISVAFDLDRGALRSLPSPMELLGYLLFVGTVVFGPWISFSAYSDAIAGQKLSGSWFLTSLHRLVKSQLCLLMSTCITPYLFPLFIPIEGNPFTQKWLWAYENALSFHFSNYFVGHLSEGTCMLAGAGCTKEKDNLKWDLAVVKPSHVEMPRSMVLVVTSWNIPMSRWLKSYVFKNAMKLGTFAAILMTYTASALLHGLSFHLGAVLLSLGFITYVEHVLRKRLATIFSACIMSRPCPGDCPHQHKKEFWVKLLNLLFSLLTIFHLTYLGSMFDPGLDEQEVDEVYPASHTIQRWSELNWASHWVVFISWIFYRLIQ; encoded by the exons atGGACATGACCAGCAGGTTGGAGGTGTGGTGGGAGCTGGCTGAGAGCTGTGGTCTCGCCACTCTCCATCAGGTCCTGCTGCAGATGTGGAGGCTGCTCCTGCTCTGCGTCCTCAACAGACTCCTCTTCAGActag GAAATGTTCCTGGATCAATGAAGCATCTGGTGTCCCTGCTGACTGGGGCCTACAGCCTGTTCCTGTTTTTCGAGGTGCACATGCTGTGGGTGTTGCTGCTGTGTGGGCTTTGTTACCTGACTTTGTTGTTGAGTCGAAATTCGGACAGCAGAGGACTCTTTGTCTCTGGTGCAATCCTCATCTACCTCCTGATTGG AGAGATGCATTTAATTGACCCGGTGATCTGGCAAAAAATTAGAG GATCTCAGATGGTTGTTGTGATGAAAGTGATCTCCGTGGCCTTTGACCTGGACAGAGGAGCTTTGCGGAGCCTGCCCTCTCCCATGGAGCTCCTGGGATATCTTCTGTTCGTCGGAACGGTTGTTTTCGGGCCATGGATCAGTTTCTCTGCGTACAGCGATGCCATTGCAGGTCAAAAGCTG AGTGGATCCTGGTTTCTGACCTCGTTGCACCGACTTGTGAAGAGCCAACTGTGCCTTCTTATGTCCACCTGCATCACACCGTACCTCTTCCCTCTGTTCATCCCCATTGAGGGAAACCCTTTCACACAAAA GTGGCTGTGGGCCTATGAGAACGCCCTCTCCTTCCATTTTAGCAACTATTTTGTTGGTCACCTCAGCGAGGGCACGTGCATGTTGGCAGGAGCGGGCTGCACCAAAGAGAAGGACAACTTAAAATG GGACTTGGCTGTGGTGAAACCGTCCCACGTGGAGATGCCCCGCTCCATGGTGCTGGTGGTCACATCCTGGAACATCCCCATGTCCCGCTGGTTAAAAAGCT ATGTTTTCAAGAACGCCATGAAGCTGGGGACGTTTGCCGCCATCTTGATGACATACACAGCCAGCGCCCTGCTGCAC GGTCTGAGTTTCCACCTGGGAGCTGTTCTCCTTTCTCTGGGCTTCATCACGTATGTGGAACATG TTCTAAGAAAAAGACTTGCCACCATCTTCAGTGCCTGTATCATGTCCAGACCCTGCCCTGGTGACTGCCCCCACCAGCACAAGAAG GAATTCTGGGTGAAGCTCCTTAACCTGCTTTTCTCTCTGCTGACCATCTTCCATCTGACTTACCTTGGCTCCATGTTTGATCCCGGGCTGGACGAGCAAGAGGTGGACGAG GTGTATCCTGCCTCTCACACCATCCAGAGGTGGTCCGAGCTGAACTGGGCCAGCCACTGGGTCGTGTTCATCTCCTGGATCTTCTATAGATTGATCCAGTGA
- the renbp gene encoding N-acylglucosamine 2-epimerase: MSRTSLEACRARIRSELDRVVDFWLKHSHDMKHGGFFTCLGKDGTVYDELKYVWLQGRQVWMYSRLYRTMERFRRPEILEAAKAGGAFLRKFARVSNTSGQWKCAFCLTRDGKAVKVQRSIFSECFYVMALDELSRVTGDESMELEAAQMMEQLVFWVRVDSTGLGRPQLPGDTPTNSMAVPMMLLCLLQQLTEGRGQEVAHKHRELGQWCVQQILQHVQRDGTAILENVNVDGAELPGCHGRLQNPGHALEAGWFLLQYGRGQQDQDLQNTAISMFVELPFNSGWDKEYGGLFYFLDVDGHCPTQLEWSMKLWWPHCEALIAFLMVYRQNKNPQALDKFLQVYDYTFRHFSDPVAGEWFGYLTQEGKVALDFKGGPYKGFFHVPRCLYMCEQMLDEILDG; encoded by the exons ATGTCGAGGACAAGTCTGGAGGCGTGTCGTGCCAGGATACGATCAGAACTGGACAGGGTGGTGGACTTCTGGCTGAAACACTCTCACGACATGAAGCACGG CGGCTTCTTCACGTGTCTGGGGAAGGATGGGACGGTGTACGACGAGCTGAAGTACGTCTGGCTGCAGGGCAGACAG GTGTGGATGTACTCGCGGCTGTACCGAACCATGGAGCGGTTTCGTCGGCCAGAAATACTAGAAGCAGCAAAGGCTG GCGGTGCTTTTCTCAGGAAGTTTGCTCGGGTCTCCAACACCAGCGGTCAGTGGAAGTGTGCGTTCTGTCTGACCAGAGATGGGAAAGCCGTCAAAGTCCAGAGGAGCATATTCAGCGAGTGCTTCTACGTCATGGCGCTCGATGAGCTGAGCCGAGTCACCGGAGATGAGAGTATGGAG CTGGAGGCTGCACAGATGATGGAGCAGCTGGTCTTCTGGGTCCGTGTGGACTCCACAGGCCTCGGTCGGCCTCAGCTCCCTGGTGACACTCCCACCAACAGCATGGCAGTTCCAATGATGCTCCtgtgtctgctgcagcagctgaccgAAGGCAGAGGTCAGGAGGTTGCTCACAAGCACAGAGAGCTGGGCCAGTGGTGTGTCCAGCAGATCTTACAGCATGTTCAG CGAGACGGGACGGCCATTTTGGAAAACGTGAATGTGGATGGAGCCGAGCTTCCAGGGTGTCATGGTCGACTCCAGAACCCAG GTCACGCCCTGGAGGCGGGCTGGTTCCTGCTCCAGTACGGGCGAGGGCAGCAGGACCAGGACCTGCAGAACACTGCCATCAGCATGTTTGTGGAGCTTCCGTTCAACTCCGGATGGGACAAAGAATACGGCGGGCTCTTCTACTTCCTGGATGTGGATGGTCACTGCCCTACACAG TTGGAGTGGAGCATGAAGTTGTGGTGGCCCCACTGTGAGGCTCTCATCGCCTTCCTCATGGTCTACAGACAAAACAAGAACCCTCAAGCGCTGGACAAATTCCTTCAAGTGTACGACTACACATTCCGTCAC TTTTCAGACCCTGTGGCGGGTGAATGGTTCGGCTATCTGACACAAGAAGGGAAAGTGGCTCTCGACTTCAAAGGCGGACCGTATAAAG GGTTCTTCCATGTTCCTCGCTGTCTCTACATGTGTGAGCAGATGTTGGACGAAATACTTGACGGCTAG
- the igf3 gene encoding insulin-like growth factor 3 isoform X1 → MKPSRCPGARSHTQKVMWMFFSSICVSVWFVPVVAAKPRCGSDLLEDLIFVCGDRGIYFGDFPPAGKGSWSGYGSRPRGRGIVDRCCLSPYGCELHHLEKYCGKPPSQTATAAPATTAAVVSAQQPFLKRLSEHVARSDSPKKEAYRKRTPPRRKSKSLPSHTRASSEDRRPTTSRP, encoded by the exons ATGAAGCCGTCTCGCTGTCCTGGAGCAAGATCCCACACTCAGAAG GTCATGTGGATGTTCTTCTCCagcatctgtgtgtctgtctggttCGTCCCCGTGGTGGCAGCTAAACCTCGCTGTGGTTCGGACCTTCTTGAGGACCTCATATTCGTGTGTGGCGACCGAGGAATCTACTTCG GTGACTTTCCGCCTGCAGGTAAAGGCTCGTGGTCTGGTTACGGATCGAGACCGCGAGGGCGGGGGATCGTGGACAGATGCTGCCTGTCGCCGTACGGCTGTGAGCTTCACCATCTGGAGAAATACTGCGGCAAACCTCCCAGCCAGACGGCGACCGCAGCGCCCGCCACCACGGCAGCCGTTGTGTCG gcGCAGCAGCCGTTCCTGAAAAGACTTTCAGAACACGTGGCACGCTCCGACAGTCCCAAGAAAGAGGCTTACAGGAAGAGAACGCCGCCGCGACGGAAAAGCAAAAGCCTGCCGTCGCACACGAGAGCCAGCTCCGAGGACAGAAGACCCACGACCAGTCGCCCCTGA
- the igf3 gene encoding insulin-like growth factor 3 isoform X2: MKPSRCPGARSHTQKVMWMFFSSICVSVWFVPVVAAKPRCGSDLLEDLIFVCGDRGIYFGKGSWSGYGSRPRGRGIVDRCCLSPYGCELHHLEKYCGKPPSQTATAAPATTAAVVSAQQPFLKRLSEHVARSDSPKKEAYRKRTPPRRKSKSLPSHTRASSEDRRPTTSRP, encoded by the exons ATGAAGCCGTCTCGCTGTCCTGGAGCAAGATCCCACACTCAGAAG GTCATGTGGATGTTCTTCTCCagcatctgtgtgtctgtctggttCGTCCCCGTGGTGGCAGCTAAACCTCGCTGTGGTTCGGACCTTCTTGAGGACCTCATATTCGTGTGTGGCGACCGAGGAATCTACTTCG GTAAAGGCTCGTGGTCTGGTTACGGATCGAGACCGCGAGGGCGGGGGATCGTGGACAGATGCTGCCTGTCGCCGTACGGCTGTGAGCTTCACCATCTGGAGAAATACTGCGGCAAACCTCCCAGCCAGACGGCGACCGCAGCGCCCGCCACCACGGCAGCCGTTGTGTCG gcGCAGCAGCCGTTCCTGAAAAGACTTTCAGAACACGTGGCACGCTCCGACAGTCCCAAGAAAGAGGCTTACAGGAAGAGAACGCCGCCGCGACGGAAAAGCAAAAGCCTGCCGTCGCACACGAGAGCCAGCTCCGAGGACAGAAGACCCACGACCAGTCGCCCCTGA